One genomic segment of Virgibacillus doumboii includes these proteins:
- the rpoZ gene encoding DNA-directed RNA polymerase subunit omega, with protein MMLEPSIDELQKKIKSKYTLVTLSARRARQIRETNKVLVDNPKSHKYVGKALEEVLAEKLFVKEDNI; from the coding sequence ATGATGTTAGAACCATCAATTGATGAGTTGCAGAAAAAAATCAAATCAAAGTACACACTTGTAACATTATCAGCCAGAAGAGCACGGCAAATACGTGAAACGAATAAAGTCTTAGTCGATAACCCAAAATCGCATAAGTATGTTGGGAAGGCACTTGAAGAAGTACTGGCTGAGAAGTTATTTGTAAAAGAAGATAATATTTAA
- the gmk gene encoding guanylate kinase gives MIEEKGILFILSGPSGVGKGTVRRELFDKANDLKYSISMTTRERRPGETDGVDYFYKTKEEFEEMIEQKQLLEYAQFVNNYYGTPREYVEDTLAAGLDVFLEIEVQGALQVKENFPEGVFIFLFPPSLEELKNRIVNRGTETQELVLQRLREARKEIEMMDAYDYVVVNDDVNAAVTKIQSIIQSEHCKRERIAKQYKQLLEDEMS, from the coding sequence TTGATTGAAGAAAAAGGTATATTATTTATACTATCCGGTCCATCAGGTGTAGGGAAAGGAACGGTCAGACGGGAACTGTTTGATAAAGCGAATGACCTGAAATATTCAATTTCCATGACAACGAGAGAAAGACGTCCGGGTGAAACAGATGGTGTTGACTATTTTTATAAAACAAAAGAAGAATTTGAAGAAATGATAGAGCAGAAACAACTGTTGGAATATGCTCAATTTGTCAATAATTATTATGGAACACCAAGGGAATATGTTGAAGACACACTTGCTGCTGGTCTCGATGTTTTCCTTGAAATTGAGGTTCAGGGCGCCTTACAGGTGAAAGAAAATTTCCCGGAAGGTGTATTTATCTTCTTATTCCCGCCAAGTCTTGAGGAATTAAAGAATCGAATCGTTAATCGTGGCACAGAGACACAGGAACTGGTTTTACAGCGGCTGCGTGAAGCACGAAAAGAAATCGAAATGATGGATGCTTACGATTATGTCGTCGTTAATGATGATGTGAATGCGGCTGTTACAAAGATCCAATCGATTATCCAAAGCGAGCACTGCAAACGGGAAAGAATTGCAAAACAATATAAACAGTTATTGGAGGATGAGATGTCATGA
- the remA gene encoding extracellular matrix/biofilm regulator RemA: MSLRLINIGFGNVVSANRVISIVSPESAPIKRIITVARDNNKLVDATYGRRTRAVIITDSDHVVLSAVQPETVGQRVISHEEISDE, encoded by the coding sequence TTGAGTTTACGTTTAATCAATATAGGTTTTGGGAATGTTGTTTCTGCCAATCGGGTTATTTCGATTGTGTCACCGGAATCAGCACCAATTAAGCGAATTATAACTGTTGCACGTGATAACAATAAATTAGTGGATGCTACATACGGACGACGTACCAGAGCAGTAATCATCACAGACAGCGATCATGTCGTCTTATCTGCTGTTCAGCCGGAAACTGTTGGGCAACGTGTTATAAGTCATGAAGAAATTTCAGATGAATAA
- a CDS encoding YicC/YloC family endoribonuclease — protein sequence MVKSMTGYGRDVISFDETTITVEIRSVNHRFLDFSAKMPRSLLFLEDKIKRIIQSYFHRGRLEVFLNIDGNSLVEKELLTDSNLMDQYIEEIRRAKSRYDLSGEIPITIISNFLDLFSVHEKENQPDDLNDLIVAGTKRACERVRSMRQEEGRFLLEDLNTRMERIRETVQQLQTRREYVIREYRERVQARIDNYIGENAIIDEARMHQEIALLAEKGDITEEITRLLSHIDHFSETIEMQEAIGRKLDFNIQEMHREANTIGSKSTDAKISEWIVKLKSDIEKMKEQIQNIE from the coding sequence ATGGTAAAAAGCATGACAGGATATGGACGTGATGTAATTTCTTTTGATGAAACTACGATAACAGTTGAAATCCGCAGTGTGAATCATCGCTTTTTAGATTTTTCTGCGAAGATGCCCCGTTCCTTATTGTTTTTAGAAGATAAAATAAAACGGATCATACAATCATACTTCCATCGTGGCAGATTGGAAGTGTTTCTTAATATTGATGGAAATAGTCTAGTTGAAAAAGAGTTACTAACAGATTCGAACCTGATGGACCAATACATAGAAGAAATAAGAAGAGCAAAATCACGCTATGATCTTTCTGGAGAAATTCCGATCACAATCATATCAAACTTTCTCGATTTATTTTCAGTACACGAGAAAGAAAATCAGCCTGATGACTTGAATGATTTAATTGTCGCCGGAACGAAACGTGCGTGTGAACGGGTTAGATCCATGAGGCAAGAAGAAGGAAGATTTCTTTTGGAAGATTTGAATACCAGAATGGAACGGATTAGGGAAACAGTCCAGCAATTACAGACCCGTCGTGAATATGTAATCCGGGAGTATCGCGAGCGTGTTCAGGCACGCATTGACAACTATATCGGTGAGAATGCTATCATTGATGAGGCACGGATGCACCAGGAAATTGCATTGCTGGCAGAAAAAGGTGATATTACGGAAGAGATCACACGGCTACTTAGTCATATTGATCATTTTTCTGAAACGATTGAGATGCAGGAAGCAATTGGCAGGAAATTGGATTTTAATATTCAGGAAATGCATCGGGAAGCGAATACAATCGGATCAAAGTCGACCGATGCCAAAATTAGCGAGTGGATCGTTAAATTAAAAAGTGATATTGAGAAAATGAAAGAACAAATTCAAAATATAGAGTAA
- a CDS encoding calcium-translocating P-type ATPase, SERCA-type: MKWYQLDADLVEQKLHVTTRRGLSEKQVEQRRKQFGPNRLESEKNTSKWLIFLKQFQDFMVLVLLAATLIAGLLGEYVDAIAIMVIVLVNGFLGFFQEQKAEKSLAKLKEMSAPVANVFREGKWEKIPSGDVVVGDVVRINSGDRIPADMRIMKSNSLETEESALTGESLPVMKHASAIEKDSLDAQDQVNMGFMGTLVTRGSGTGIVVGTGMDTVMGQIASLMVKTKKTVTPLEYKLAELGKILIAVALVLTALVVLAGVYQGHPIYNMFLAGVSLAVAAIPEGLPAIVTVSLSLGVQRMIKKRAIVRKLSAVETLGCASVICSDKTGTMTENQMTVKEIFVNGQDLYVTGDGYDVQGNYFFNKEKVDRDFPNLESMLLYGMLCNNASLQVKKGKYYVDGDPTDGALLVAARKIGLSPKTNDNFRIIKEIPFDSDRKRMSMIVEDENNMRFLITKGAPEVLLPRSTFVLGDSGRKLLRSEEKEKIDNKINDMAQKALRTLAVGMKPIQKDDPLNTASLEKDLTFVGLYGMMDPPRKEVKAAIEECREAGIKTVMITGDHEKTARAIATNLNLLPENGMVLDGYQLNQMSVSELRDVIDQVYVFARVTPEHKLKIVKAFQEEGHIVAMTGDGVNDAPAIKASDIGVSMGRSGTDVTKEASSLILMDDNFATIKTAITEGRNIYENIRKFIRYLLASNVGEILVMLFAMLLAMPLPLVPVQILWVNLVTDGLPAMALGLDQSEDDVMKRGPRNPREGVFARGLGFKIVSRGLLIGVFTLVAFMMAYQGNPDNLIYGQTVAFTTLVMAQLIHVFDCRSEHSIFSRNPFENKYLVLAVLSSLLLLLVVIYWEPLQPIFHTTFLSIRDWMLILVLSALPTVLFGFTKK, from the coding sequence ATGAAATGGTATCAGTTGGATGCAGATCTTGTTGAACAAAAATTACATGTGACCACAAGGCGAGGACTCAGTGAAAAACAAGTGGAGCAACGGCGCAAACAATTTGGGCCAAATAGATTGGAATCCGAAAAGAATACTTCAAAATGGCTGATTTTCCTTAAGCAATTTCAGGACTTTATGGTACTGGTTTTGCTTGCTGCTACATTAATTGCCGGGCTGCTGGGTGAATATGTTGATGCTATCGCCATTATGGTAATCGTTTTAGTAAATGGCTTTCTCGGCTTTTTTCAGGAACAAAAGGCGGAAAAATCACTTGCTAAACTTAAAGAGATGTCCGCTCCTGTTGCGAATGTATTTCGCGAAGGCAAATGGGAGAAGATTCCATCGGGAGATGTTGTCGTAGGTGATGTTGTCCGCATAAATAGTGGGGACCGTATTCCTGCAGACATGCGAATTATGAAATCGAACAGCCTGGAAACAGAGGAATCTGCTTTGACCGGTGAGTCACTTCCTGTAATGAAGCATGCCTCTGCCATTGAAAAGGACTCACTCGACGCCCAGGATCAGGTCAATATGGGGTTCATGGGCACTCTGGTTACAAGGGGATCAGGCACTGGAATTGTTGTCGGCACCGGTATGGATACGGTGATGGGACAAATTGCTTCATTAATGGTCAAAACGAAGAAGACGGTTACACCACTGGAATATAAGCTTGCTGAACTAGGGAAAATTCTGATTGCCGTTGCATTAGTCCTGACTGCTTTAGTTGTACTTGCAGGGGTTTATCAGGGACACCCAATTTATAATATGTTTCTTGCCGGGGTATCGTTGGCAGTTGCAGCAATACCAGAAGGGTTGCCGGCCATTGTTACGGTTTCACTGTCACTTGGCGTTCAGCGGATGATTAAGAAAAGAGCGATAGTCCGCAAGTTGTCAGCGGTGGAAACTCTGGGATGTGCATCGGTGATTTGTTCGGACAAGACCGGGACAATGACTGAAAATCAGATGACGGTAAAAGAAATTTTTGTTAACGGACAGGATTTGTATGTTACCGGTGACGGGTATGATGTACAGGGCAATTATTTTTTCAATAAGGAAAAGGTAGACCGTGACTTTCCCAACCTTGAATCAATGCTTTTATACGGCATGCTATGTAATAATGCTTCACTGCAGGTGAAGAAAGGTAAATATTATGTTGATGGAGATCCAACTGATGGGGCGCTTCTTGTAGCCGCCAGAAAAATTGGTTTGTCTCCGAAGACTAACGATAATTTTCGAATTATAAAAGAGATACCGTTCGATTCTGATCGAAAGCGAATGAGCATGATTGTGGAAGATGAAAATAATATGCGTTTTTTAATCACGAAAGGTGCACCGGAAGTACTGCTGCCACGCTCCACATTTGTGTTGGGCGATTCCGGTCGAAAATTGTTGCGGTCCGAGGAAAAGGAAAAAATCGATAATAAGATTAATGATATGGCACAGAAAGCATTACGTACATTGGCTGTAGGAATGAAGCCGATTCAAAAGGACGATCCGCTTAACACGGCATCATTGGAAAAAGATTTAACGTTTGTCGGATTGTACGGGATGATGGATCCTCCGAGAAAAGAAGTGAAAGCAGCAATTGAAGAGTGCCGGGAAGCTGGTATAAAAACAGTAATGATTACCGGTGATCATGAAAAAACTGCCCGTGCAATAGCGACTAATCTGAACCTCCTGCCGGAAAATGGGATGGTGCTGGATGGCTATCAACTGAATCAAATGTCAGTTTCAGAGCTTCGTGATGTAATTGATCAGGTTTACGTATTTGCCCGGGTTACCCCGGAACATAAATTAAAGATTGTCAAAGCATTTCAGGAAGAAGGACATATTGTTGCGATGACTGGAGATGGCGTGAATGATGCACCGGCGATTAAAGCAAGTGATATCGGTGTAAGTATGGGAAGAAGCGGAACAGATGTAACAAAAGAAGCATCTTCACTGATTCTGATGGATGATAATTTTGCAACTATAAAAACGGCCATTACGGAAGGCCGGAATATATATGAAAACATCCGTAAGTTTATTCGCTATTTACTTGCATCAAATGTCGGTGAAATTCTGGTAATGTTATTTGCGATGTTATTAGCGATGCCATTGCCACTAGTACCTGTTCAAATATTATGGGTGAACCTGGTAACGGATGGTCTCCCGGCTATGGCCCTGGGGCTGGACCAGTCTGAAGATGATGTGATGAAAAGGGGACCGAGAAATCCGCGTGAGGGTGTATTTGCCAGAGGATTAGGATTTAAAATAGTCAGCCGGGGACTTTTAATCGGGGTATTTACATTGGTAGCCTTCATGATGGCTTATCAGGGGAATCCTGACAATCTGATTTATGGACAGACTGTCGCTTTCACTACACTGGTAATGGCGCAATTAATTCATGTGTTTGATTGCCGAAGTGAACATTCCATATTCTCTCGCAACCCATTTGAAAACAAATATCTGGTTCTTGCGGTTCTGTCATCACTTCTGTTACTACTGGTGGTAATCTATTGGGAACCATTGCAGCCAATCTTCCATACTACTTTTTTAAGTATCAGAGATTGGATGCTTATCCTTGTATTAAGTGCATTACCAACTGTTTTATTCGGCTTTACGAAAAAGTAA
- a CDS encoding Rqc2 family fibronectin-binding protein → MPFDGIVTRAVTNELNEKIIPGKITKIYQPTTTELVFTIRSQGRNHSLLLSIHPVYARLHLTGDSYKNPKEPTMFCMLLRKYLSGAIVDSIEQYGLERIVTFSIQSRNEIGDITTKKLIIELMGKHSNIMLVDGDEGHILDSLKHVPVSQNRYRTILPGHEYKLPPSQNKLNLLDIDGETFVRKLDFNAGKMDMQIVHTLVGVSPLIAKEIVHKSRLGETGIYKRSFEEVQNLVQYNDYTPSIYRHKKEQFHVLPLTFLEGDTEVFSETNEMLDRFYSGKAERDRVKQQAKDLYQFIKNEKDKNERKLKKHEKTIKKAESADRFQHLGELLTAHMHMVKHGDEAVTVIDYYDPEQKEIIIELNPNKTPSENAQGYFKTYQKLKTSRQKVKQQIKKANNEITYLEQLLQQIDTAREDDIEEIRDELREEGYLKKQKQGKNKNKQLKPNPEKYTASDGTSILVGKNNKQNEYVTTRLAHRDDIWLHTKDIPGSHVVIRDKDPSEDTMLEAAQLAAYFSKSRQSSSVPVDYTRIRHVKKPNGAKPGYVTYDNQKTLFVTPEQAIAEKLRNGK, encoded by the coding sequence ATGCCATTTGATGGAATCGTAACACGAGCGGTAACAAATGAATTAAACGAAAAAATTATTCCCGGAAAAATCACAAAGATATATCAGCCAACAACTACGGAACTTGTTTTTACAATACGGAGCCAAGGCCGAAATCATTCTTTGCTGCTGTCTATTCATCCCGTTTATGCACGTTTACACTTAACGGGTGATTCGTATAAGAATCCAAAAGAACCCACGATGTTTTGCATGCTGCTGAGAAAATATCTTTCAGGAGCAATAGTCGACTCCATTGAGCAGTACGGACTTGAACGAATTGTTACCTTTTCCATTCAATCACGAAATGAGATCGGTGATATTACAACTAAAAAGCTTATAATTGAATTAATGGGAAAGCATAGCAACATTATGCTGGTTGACGGTGATGAGGGTCATATTCTTGATAGCTTAAAACATGTACCTGTTTCGCAAAATCGCTATCGGACTATCCTTCCAGGACACGAATATAAACTCCCGCCAAGTCAGAATAAGCTTAATTTGTTGGATATCGACGGCGAGACATTTGTCAGGAAGCTTGATTTCAATGCCGGGAAGATGGATATGCAAATTGTTCATACACTAGTAGGTGTTTCACCTTTAATTGCCAAAGAAATTGTGCATAAATCAAGGCTTGGGGAGACAGGCATCTATAAAAGGAGTTTTGAGGAAGTACAGAATCTGGTACAGTATAACGACTACACACCATCTATTTACAGGCACAAAAAAGAGCAATTTCACGTACTCCCGCTTACTTTTCTCGAAGGAGATACAGAGGTTTTTTCGGAAACAAATGAGATGCTTGACCGCTTTTATTCAGGTAAAGCTGAACGTGACCGTGTCAAACAGCAGGCCAAAGATCTCTACCAATTTATCAAAAATGAGAAAGATAAAAATGAACGGAAACTTAAAAAACATGAGAAGACAATTAAAAAAGCCGAAAGTGCGGATCGCTTTCAACATCTTGGTGAGTTGTTAACGGCACATATGCACATGGTCAAGCATGGGGATGAAGCAGTAACAGTAATAGACTATTATGATCCGGAACAGAAAGAAATAATAATTGAATTAAATCCCAATAAAACACCAAGTGAAAACGCTCAGGGATACTTTAAGACATATCAAAAATTAAAAACTTCCAGACAGAAAGTAAAACAGCAAATTAAGAAAGCAAACAATGAAATTACCTATTTGGAACAACTACTGCAACAAATAGACACTGCACGCGAAGATGATATTGAGGAAATTCGTGATGAACTTCGCGAAGAGGGCTATCTGAAAAAGCAGAAGCAGGGTAAGAACAAAAATAAGCAATTGAAGCCTAATCCGGAAAAATATACTGCTTCAGATGGAACGTCAATACTTGTTGGAAAAAATAATAAACAAAATGAATATGTAACGACGCGACTTGCACACCGGGATGATATCTGGCTCCACACGAAAGATATTCCTGGTTCACACGTTGTTATCCGTGATAAAGATCCTAGTGAGGATACAATGCTTGAAGCGGCACAACTGGCAGCATATTTCAGTAAATCCAGACAGTCTTCATCAGTCCCTGTTGATTATACAAGAATACGCCATGTTAAAAAGCCGAACGGTGCAAAACCTGGATATGTAACGTATGATAATCAGAAAACATTATTTGTTACTCCTGAACAAGCAATTGCCGAGAAACTGAGAAATGGAAAATAG
- a CDS encoding organic hydroperoxide resistance protein, which produces MSEVFFTSKATAQNGRDGHVRSDDGLIDFKLANPSDNKEDKASNPEQLFAAAYSACFDSALNLVASQQKKKIDSETTAEVSLCKDPEDDGFKLEVTLNIKIEGVSPEEAEELAEGAHQVCPYSKATRGNIEVALNPRAVEKPS; this is translated from the coding sequence ATGAGTGAAGTATTTTTCACTTCAAAAGCCACTGCACAAAACGGAAGAGATGGACATGTCAGGTCAGATGATGGATTAATTGATTTTAAACTGGCTAATCCTTCAGATAATAAAGAAGATAAAGCATCAAACCCTGAACAGCTTTTTGCTGCAGCATATTCGGCCTGTTTTGATAGCGCATTGAATTTGGTTGCTTCACAGCAAAAGAAAAAAATAGACTCAGAAACTACTGCAGAGGTAAGTCTTTGCAAAGATCCGGAAGATGACGGTTTTAAACTTGAAGTTACGCTAAACATTAAAATTGAAGGTGTGAGCCCGGAAGAGGCAGAGGAATTAGCAGAAGGTGCCCACCAGGTTTGCCCATACTCAAAAGCAACAAGAGGGAATATCGAGGTTGCTTTAAATCCTCGTGCAGTTGAGAAGCCTAGCTAA
- a CDS encoding LysR family transcriptional regulator, giving the protein MKIEDYELLLKLNEIGTIRGTAKAVLISQPAVTQRLKYIEEYFSQPIFIRTSKSLVLTPAGEMILDHAKEVIVHEQGIKNSLARSSEEVQGTLSIACSSLVSQRFLPSILAEYTKKYPKVAIDLVTGISEGIKKNHKNYHVCIIRGEKLKESISTKLFEDPLYIFDTEPFPEDKIKERPLISFKSDDSMHEQVDNWLYHHQDQIKPLKMLRVDQIETCKQFMKEGLGMAVLPKSVSDSMMDDYANIPMNLNGERVTRDTWVCYQDGTRKLPQVDHFITALLNQKFQ; this is encoded by the coding sequence ATGAAAATAGAAGATTATGAATTACTTTTAAAGCTAAATGAAATAGGAACGATTCGCGGCACCGCCAAGGCAGTTTTAATCTCCCAGCCGGCAGTTACACAAAGACTTAAATATATTGAGGAATATTTCAGTCAGCCAATCTTTATTCGTACATCAAAAAGTTTGGTGCTTACCCCCGCAGGTGAAATGATTCTGGACCATGCAAAAGAAGTGATTGTCCATGAACAGGGGATAAAGAATTCGCTTGCTCGGTCAAGTGAAGAAGTCCAGGGAACACTGTCAATCGCGTGTTCATCGCTTGTCAGTCAACGTTTTTTGCCGTCTATACTGGCTGAATATACGAAGAAGTATCCTAAAGTTGCTATTGATTTGGTTACCGGAATAAGTGAAGGTATAAAAAAGAATCATAAGAATTATCATGTCTGCATTATCCGGGGTGAAAAATTAAAAGAAAGCATTTCAACAAAACTGTTTGAAGATCCGTTGTATATTTTTGATACTGAGCCCTTTCCGGAAGATAAAATTAAAGAACGCCCGTTAATTTCATTTAAGAGTGACGACAGTATGCATGAACAGGTGGATAATTGGCTTTATCATCATCAGGACCAGATTAAACCGCTGAAAATGCTCCGGGTTGACCAGATTGAAACGTGCAAACAGTTCATGAAGGAAGGTCTGGGGATGGCTGTATTACCAAAGAGTGTTTCCGATTCCATGATGGATGACTATGCAAATATACCAATGAACCTGAACGGAGAACGTGTTACCAGGGATACTTGGGTATGTTATCAGGATGGTACCCGTAAATTACCACAGGTTGACCATTTTATCACTGCTTTATTGAATCAAAAGTTTCAGTAG
- a CDS encoding class I SAM-dependent methyltransferase: MNEKESVKRVFSKSKHDYVTSSTHSTGSDLALMVEWLKPESTMTVLDIATGGGYAAKTLANHVDKVIATDITEEMLTNTAQHLKSHQNISYTVADAEDLPFKNNSFDIITCRIAAHHFPNPEHFVREVSRVLKANGQFLLIDNISPEDISLDKFINKLERMRDYSHFRSYSISEWRNLFANQNLRILKENTRKKRLPYHEWVHRTLDDEEGIQKVDALILEATESVHDYFQIKIENNRIASFAIDEWMVLSQKSRNNIQNNGS, translated from the coding sequence TTGAATGAAAAAGAGAGTGTGAAACGTGTTTTTTCGAAAAGTAAACATGACTACGTGACAAGTTCAACGCATTCAACAGGCAGTGATTTAGCTTTGATGGTCGAGTGGTTAAAACCTGAATCCACTATGACAGTCCTGGACATTGCAACAGGCGGCGGTTATGCTGCAAAAACACTAGCGAATCATGTGGATAAAGTAATTGCCACAGACATCACTGAAGAAATGCTTACTAACACTGCACAACATCTGAAGTCTCACCAAAATATCAGCTATACTGTTGCTGATGCTGAGGATTTACCGTTTAAAAATAATTCGTTTGATATTATTACATGCCGAATCGCAGCACACCATTTTCCGAATCCTGAACATTTTGTCAGAGAGGTTAGCCGGGTCCTTAAAGCTAATGGACAATTTTTGCTTATCGATAACATTTCACCGGAGGACATCTCTCTGGATAAATTTATAAACAAGCTCGAAAGGATGAGAGATTATAGCCATTTCCGATCATATTCCATATCGGAATGGAGAAATCTATTCGCTAATCAAAATTTACGGATACTAAAAGAGAATACGAGGAAGAAGAGGTTACCATATCATGAATGGGTACATCGAACCTTGGACGATGAGGAAGGCATACAAAAAGTTGATGCGTTAATTTTAGAGGCCACAGAATCGGTACATGATTATTTTCAAATAAAGATTGAAAATAACCGCATAGCTTCGTTTGCTATTGATGAATGGATGGTATTAAGCCAAAAGAGTAGGAATAATATCCAGAATAATGGATCCTAA
- a CDS encoding ring-cleaving dioxygenase: protein MNGVKGIHHVTAITSSAEKNYEFFTYILGMRLVKKTVNQDDIQTYHLFFADDKGGPGTDMTFFDFPGIPQGQHGTNEISKTSFRVPSDEALEYWVKRFDHYEVKHTGIKEQFGKKTLSFVDFDDQKYQLISDENNEGVAAGTPWKDGPVPLEYAITGLGPIFVRIANFDYFKEMMEKVLMFKEIDQEESFHLFEVGEGGNGAQVVVEYNAVMPNARQGYGTVHHSAFRVEDRSVLEEWIERMHSFGFRTSGYVNRFYFESLYANVAPQILFEFATDGPGFMDDEPYESLGEKLALPPKLEPKREQIENMVRPIDTVRSTKDIKKEYF from the coding sequence ATGAATGGCGTTAAAGGAATACACCATGTTACTGCCATTACTAGCAGTGCAGAAAAAAACTATGAATTTTTCACGTACATTCTCGGTATGCGGCTTGTAAAGAAAACTGTTAACCAGGATGATATTCAGACATATCACTTGTTTTTCGCTGATGATAAGGGCGGCCCTGGCACGGATATGACATTCTTTGACTTTCCGGGAATCCCTCAAGGTCAGCATGGAACAAATGAAATTTCCAAAACTTCTTTCCGCGTACCAAGTGATGAAGCGCTGGAATACTGGGTTAAACGGTTTGATCACTATGAAGTAAAACACACGGGAATTAAAGAACAATTCGGTAAAAAGACACTATCATTTGTTGATTTTGACGATCAGAAGTATCAGTTGATTTCAGATGAGAACAATGAAGGCGTTGCTGCTGGCACACCATGGAAGGATGGACCAGTACCTTTGGAATACGCGATTACAGGTCTGGGACCAATTTTTGTCCGCATCGCTAACTTTGATTACTTCAAGGAAATGATGGAAAAAGTACTGATGTTTAAAGAAATCGATCAGGAGGAATCATTCCATTTATTTGAGGTAGGAGAAGGAGGAAACGGTGCACAGGTAGTGGTTGAGTATAATGCTGTAATGCCAAATGCCCGTCAAGGATACGGAACAGTTCACCACTCAGCATTCCGCGTTGAAGATCGTTCTGTGCTGGAAGAATGGATTGAACGCATGCATAGCTTTGGATTCCGGACATCCGGTTATGTGAACCGCTTCTATTTTGAATCATTATACGCGAATGTGGCACCACAAATTCTATTTGAGTTTGCGACAGATGGTCCAGGCTTCATGGATGATGAGCCATATGAATCCCTCGGTGAAAAATTGGCTTTACCTCCGAAACTTGAGCCAAAACGGGAGCAAATTGAAAACATGGTCCGTCCAATTGATACCGTCAGAAGCACAAAAGATATTAAAAAAGAATATTTCTAA
- a CDS encoding MFS transporter produces the protein MSESHVHFYSDKEAVPEFKRNYQVFRFIGGNLVSFFGDQIYLIALPLIVLAITGSPMSMGIVAALERLPVLIQPFTRLLADRFNRKRILIICDMGRFFTIGVMGSLHMVNSLYIWEIYIGALIVGVLTQIYNTCQFASIPKLVRKKDLQLVNSINTGILHTAVFVAPGLGGIIISIADPGLGLLVNSISFLIGFLVVLSLDINSNAQQNERKGNAMVFTEIKEGFDFVIKQKPIFFTNIAMLFSVFGTTLFLTMLVIHLKASVGFSVEQIGYLLSIGGIAAIGGSLLTNVLKKYFSYRSILFLSGTIGGISIVVFGLFDAFMILVIMNALGTLSASIMSPCIVTIRQTLSPDHLLGRVQATSRFMTWILMPVAALAAGYIADQFGTETTIIFGGVIATVASFVYIHPSLKTSS, from the coding sequence ATGAGTGAATCGCATGTACATTTTTATTCAGATAAAGAAGCAGTACCTGAATTTAAAAGAAATTATCAGGTTTTCAGGTTCATAGGAGGGAATCTGGTTTCTTTTTTTGGAGATCAAATTTACTTAATAGCACTCCCATTAATCGTATTAGCCATAACTGGTTCTCCCATGAGCATGGGAATTGTTGCAGCATTAGAGAGGTTGCCGGTTTTGATTCAGCCATTCACCAGACTATTGGCGGATCGATTTAACCGCAAGAGGATATTAATAATTTGTGATATGGGAAGATTTTTTACGATAGGTGTAATGGGTTCCTTGCATATGGTCAACTCACTTTATATTTGGGAAATCTATATAGGTGCATTAATAGTTGGGGTTTTAACTCAAATCTATAATACTTGCCAATTCGCATCCATACCTAAGTTGGTCCGGAAAAAGGATTTGCAACTGGTTAATTCTATTAATACCGGGATACTTCATACAGCAGTTTTCGTTGCTCCGGGATTGGGAGGCATAATTATAAGTATTGCTGACCCTGGGTTGGGACTGCTAGTAAATAGTATAAGCTTTTTGATCGGTTTCCTTGTCGTCCTAAGTCTGGATATTAATAGTAATGCACAGCAAAATGAAAGAAAAGGGAATGCAATGGTATTTACTGAAATAAAAGAAGGATTTGACTTTGTGATTAAACAAAAACCTATTTTCTTTACTAACATTGCCATGCTCTTTTCAGTTTTTGGAACAACGCTTTTTTTAACAATGCTGGTGATTCACTTAAAAGCTTCAGTAGGATTTAGTGTGGAACAAATAGGTTATTTACTTTCCATTGGAGGAATTGCTGCGATAGGTGGTTCGCTATTGACAAACGTATTGAAGAAATATTTTTCATATAGAAGTATCCTATTTTTGTCAGGAACAATAGGAGGTATTTCAATCGTAGTGTTTGGGCTTTTTGATGCTTTTATGATATTAGTGATAATGAATGCATTGGGTACATTATCTGCTTCCATTATGAGTCCCTGTATTGTAACAATCCGGCAAACACTTAGTCCGGATCATTTATTAGGACGAGTGCAAGCTACAAGTCGATTTATGACGTGGATATTAATGCCAGTTGCAGCTTTGGCAGCGGGTTATATTGCAGATCAGTTTGGAACAGAAACTACAATTATATTCGGAGGTGTTATTGCTACCGTTGCATCATTTGTATACATACATCCTTCTCTTAAAACAAGTTCATAA